The Neisseria yangbaofengii genome contains a region encoding:
- the carA gene encoding glutamine-hydrolyzing carbamoyl-phosphate synthase small subunit → MTTPALLVLADGSVFHGTSIGYNGSTSGEVVFNTSMTGYQEILTDPSYCKQIVTLTYPHIGNTGTNSEDTESHSVFAAGLIIRDLPLLHSNFRAAESLQEYLVRNQTVAIADIDTRRLTRILRDKGAQAGAILTGADATVEKAQELIAAFGSMVGKDLAKEVSCKEACEWTEGTWKLGQGHTKPENQPYHVVAYDFGVKTNILRMLAERGCRLTVVPAQTPAKDVLALNPDGVFLSNGPGDPEPCDYAIAAVKELLASKKPLFGICLGHQLLGLAIGAKTRKMPFGHHGANHPVQDLASGKVMITSQNHGFEVDADTLPANAKVTHRSLFDGSLQGIELTDQAAFSFQGHPEASPGPHDVAYLFDKFIDSIKAAKA, encoded by the coding sequence ATGACAACTCCGGCACTTCTGGTTCTCGCAGACGGCAGCGTTTTCCACGGCACATCAATCGGTTATAACGGCTCGACTTCCGGCGAAGTCGTGTTCAACACCTCCATGACCGGCTATCAGGAAATTCTGACCGACCCGTCTTACTGCAAACAAATCGTTACCCTTACCTATCCGCACATCGGCAACACCGGCACCAACTCTGAAGACACTGAAAGCCACAGCGTATTCGCCGCCGGTCTGATTATCCGCGACCTGCCGCTTTTACACAGCAATTTCCGTGCCGCCGAAAGCCTGCAAGAATACTTGGTACGCAACCAAACCGTTGCCATCGCCGACATCGACACCCGCCGCCTGACCCGCATTCTGCGGGATAAAGGTGCGCAAGCCGGCGCAATCCTCACCGGCGCAGACGCCACCGTTGAAAAAGCACAAGAACTCATCGCCGCATTCGGCAGCATGGTCGGCAAAGACTTGGCAAAAGAAGTCAGCTGCAAAGAAGCCTGCGAATGGACGGAAGGCACATGGAAACTCGGTCAAGGTCACACCAAGCCTGAAAATCAGCCGTATCACGTGGTTGCCTACGATTTCGGCGTGAAAACCAATATCCTGCGTATGCTCGCCGAACGGGGCTGCCGCCTGACCGTCGTCCCCGCCCAAACGCCCGCCAAAGACGTATTGGCATTGAATCCCGACGGTGTTTTCCTCTCCAACGGCCCCGGTGACCCTGAACCTTGCGACTACGCCATCGCCGCCGTTAAAGAGTTGCTCGCCAGCAAAAAACCGCTGTTCGGCATTTGTTTGGGACATCAATTATTGGGTTTGGCCATCGGTGCCAAAACCCGCAAAATGCCGTTCGGCCACCACGGTGCCAACCACCCCGTGCAAGACTTGGCAAGCGGCAAAGTGATGATTACCAGCCAAAACCACGGCTTCGAAGTGGACGCAGACACCCTGCCCGCCAACGCCAAAGTAACCCACCGCTCATTGTTTGACGGCTCGCTGCAAGGCATCGAACTGACCGATCAAGCGGCATTCAGCTTCCAAGGCCACCCCGAAGCCAGCCCCGGCCCGCACGATGTGGCTTATCTGTTCGACAAATTTATCGACAGCATCAAAGCGGCTAAGGCGTAA